A genomic region of Thermoplasmata archaeon contains the following coding sequences:
- a CDS encoding VIT1/CCC1 transporter family protein, producing the protein MSLPPPRLPFLLLPALSGVFVSVAVTAIGLFAAGVLRVLSTLHPFLRSGAEMTLVGMGAAAATYLVGLVVGGVVG; encoded by the coding sequence GTGAGCCTGCCACCACCCCGCCTCCCGTTTCTCCTCCTCCCTGCCTTGTCGGGTGTCTTCGTCTCCGTGGCGGTCACGGCGATCGGCCTCTTCGCGGCTGGCGTGCTGCGAGTCCTCTCAACCCTTCACCCCTTCCTGCGAAGCGGCGCCGAGATGACCCTGGTAGGAATGGGCGCCGCGGCGGCCACCTACCTAGTTGGCCTCGTGGTGGGCGGGGTTGTCGGCTGA
- a CDS encoding class I SAM-dependent methyltransferase, producing MDRDIRAFYRISEDFTRYLATSKERMEELRSLWRSNRRFFGTRVLDLACGGGVLGFLLEPAGHGYVGIEVNPDMIQGARAYAREVGSRNRFLLADITRKRVRGQFDTVTTLGNALCHFTPADFTRVLTNVQGATHRRSYFLLEYRDVVALLARQEWWTRKTIRRGKNKVHVVTKAYDTEHGAIEQDHTNVGSGRRVRFRHAIWSPFILEPLMASYDWTLVKRRRGRRDVVLDVYEHR from the coding sequence GTGGACCGCGACATCCGGGCCTTCTACCGGATTTCCGAGGACTTCACACGATATCTGGCCACGAGCAAGGAACGCATGGAAGAGCTGAGGAGCCTCTGGCGCTCGAATCGGCGCTTCTTCGGCACACGGGTCCTCGACCTCGCCTGCGGGGGCGGCGTCCTCGGGTTCCTCCTCGAACCCGCCGGTCATGGGTACGTAGGCATCGAGGTGAACCCGGACATGATTCAGGGAGCGAGGGCGTACGCCCGCGAAGTGGGTTCGCGGAACCGATTCCTCCTCGCGGACATCACGCGGAAGCGGGTTCGTGGCCAGTTCGACACGGTGACGACCCTGGGCAATGCACTCTGCCACTTCACGCCCGCGGATTTCACCCGAGTCCTGACCAACGTCCAGGGCGCCACGCACCGGCGCAGCTACTTCCTTCTGGAGTACCGGGATGTTGTGGCCCTACTGGCTCGTCAGGAATGGTGGACGCGCAAGACGATACGTCGGGGCAAGAACAAGGTGCACGTCGTGACGAAAGCGTACGACACGGAGCACGGGGCCATCGAGCAGGACCACACGAACGTGGGCAGCGGGCGTCGAGTCCGGTTCCGCCATGCCATCTGGTCCCCGTTCATCCTCGAACCGTTGATGGCGTCCTACGACTGGACCCTCGTTAAGAGACGACGCGGCCGGCGGGATGTGGTTCTCGACGTGTACGAGCACAGGTGA